GTGTACAAAATTTCAGTCATATTAAATACCAATATGGATTACCTGGTCTTATAAGTGATAATTTACCAGGTAGATATGGTATGGAATATATGGATAGATTTTTATTTGAACATTTAAAAAGAAAGCCAACTATACTTGAAAGACTAAAATTTTTAGGAACTCACACTATTGGTGCCTTAGAGTTTCATCCATCAGAATATGACACAGATGAGTATAAAGAAATTCTAAGTATTTCTAATTTATATAAAGAATCAAAAAATTTATTAGATAAAGAGAATAAAGAACTTAACAATGCCCAAGCAGCTTTAAAAACATTAATTGCCATTTCAAATTCTGCAGGTGGAGGAGCTAGAGCAAAAGCAACTGTTGGGTTTAATAAAAAAGATAATACTATTAGTCTATTGCGAAAACAAGATGAATTAAAAGATGGATATCTACCTGTAATAATAAAATATGATGATAAAGATATCTCTATGTATCCTATGTTAGATAGTAAATATAAAGATGCCTCTATACCAACTAAATTAGAATATGTATACTATTTATTTGCTAAACAATTAGATATAACAATGAGTGAGTGTCAACTGTTAGTTTGTGAAGGACATATTCACTTTTTAACTTATAGATTTGATAGAATAAAAAATCAAAGATTTCATATGCACTCATTTGCTGGTTTAATGCATATTGATCCAGCAGATACAACAAATGATTATATTGATCTTTTAAGATGTGCTAATAAATTAAACATATCAAGTTCACAAATAGAACAAATTGTAAAACTAATGCTATTTAATGCAATATTTGGAAATAAAGATGACCACGCAGCTAATTTTTCATTTCTTATGAATAATATTGGTAAATGGGCTTTTGCTCCTGCATATGATTTAACATATGCAAGTAATGGGTATCATCAGATGTATGTTGGTATTAATATTCTAAATAGAATATCATACAATAAACTATACCAAGTCCTTAAACCTTTTAATATTACAGAGTCTTTTCTAAAAGAGACCATTAAAAAAATGATAGATTTAAAGCATAGTCAATTAGTTAAAATATTTTTAGATTACGAAATACCAGAAAGTTTTGCAAAACATATACTTGAAGATACAAAAGCTGTAGATGAGCTTTTAACTAAAGGAGTTTAAAATGGCAGAGTTAGATTTCACTTTAGCAACAACAGAAGAGATATTAAAAGAGTTGGGGAAAAGAGCAAAAGAAAAGAGAAAAAAAGAAATTGATTATTTCGGTAGTCAAAAAGATTTTGCTAAACATATAGGAATGACAAGTAGAAGGTATCAAGAGTTTGAAATAAATGGAAAGATAACTTTAGAAAAATTCATTGATGTTTTAAGAGGATTAGAAGTATTAGAAGATATACAAGAATTATTAAATAAAAAAGATGAAGATTTTTTTCATAAA
The sequence above is drawn from the Arcobacter cloacae genome and encodes:
- a CDS encoding type II toxin-antitoxin system HipA family toxin yields the protein MVIVKAWNKEIGQLVDNKKGSILFKYSDENLLEFSPIKMRIGNRSVQNFSHIKYQYGLPGLISDNLPGRYGMEYMDRFLFEHLKRKPTILERLKFLGTHTIGALEFHPSEYDTDEYKEILSISNLYKESKNLLDKENKELNNAQAALKTLIAISNSAGGGARAKATVGFNKKDNTISLLRKQDELKDGYLPVIIKYDDKDISMYPMLDSKYKDASIPTKLEYVYYLFAKQLDITMSECQLLVCEGHIHFLTYRFDRIKNQRFHMHSFAGLMHIDPADTTNDYIDLLRCANKLNISSSQIEQIVKLMLFNAIFGNKDDHAANFSFLMNNIGKWAFAPAYDLTYASNGYHQMYVGINILNRISYNKLYQVLKPFNITESFLKETIKKMIDLKHSQLVKIFLDYEIPESFAKHILEDTKAVDELLTKGV